One genomic region from Streptomyces sp. Li-HN-5-11 encodes:
- a CDS encoding GNAT family N-acetyltransferase translates to MEVVLREVHDSDLPVFYRHMNDPEALRMAAFTPKDPADRDAFDAHWKKIRASSDVLRTILADGDVVGSTAVYGEPGEREVTYWVDRAHWGRGIATAALGALLAEVPERPLYARAAADNAASLRVLHKCGFIESARARGYAEARGEEIDEVVLRLPE, encoded by the coding sequence ATGGAGGTCGTGCTCCGCGAGGTCCACGACAGCGACCTGCCGGTGTTCTACCGGCACATGAACGACCCGGAGGCCCTGCGCATGGCCGCCTTCACCCCGAAGGACCCGGCCGACCGCGACGCCTTCGACGCCCACTGGAAGAAGATCCGCGCTTCCTCCGACGTGCTGCGCACGATCCTGGCGGACGGCGACGTCGTCGGCAGCACCGCCGTGTACGGCGAGCCGGGCGAGCGCGAGGTCACCTACTGGGTGGACCGCGCCCACTGGGGACGCGGCATCGCCACGGCCGCGCTCGGCGCACTGCTGGCCGAGGTGCCCGAGCGCCCGCTGTACGCGCGGGCGGCGGCGGACAACGCGGCCTCGCTGCGCGTGCTGCACAAGTGCGGCTTCATCGAGAGCGCGCGGGCCCGGGGTTACGCCGAGGCGCGGGGCGAGGAGATCGACGAGGTGGTGCTCAGGCTGCCCGAGTGA
- a CDS encoding penicillin-binding transpeptidase domain-containing protein produces MNKTIRRASVFALLLVFALLIRATWVQFYDAKALADDTDNRRNAMETYSAPLGNIIVAGRSVTGSARTTDSDLAYKRTYTDGPLYAAVTGYASQSYVPTQLEGIYQKLLDGTDSRLKTVMDTITGQRAEPGDVITTIDPSVQKAAYDALGDKKGAAVAIDPATGRILAVVSTPSYDPSSLTDADTAAAAWKKLNADPDKPLVNRALRQPLPPGSTFKLVVAAAALESGLYTSVDQKTDSPDPYTLPGTVTPLTNEDTSAPCTNASIRTALEYSCNTVFAKMAVDLGQDKVRAMAEKFGFNDSALDVPVRAYTSVYPSGMNQSSTALTGIGQYDVTATPLQMAMVSAAIADGGKLVAPHMVSQITNSGGDVLKDYDESASTKQIISASTAGQLQSAMQTVVQEGTGTNARISGVTVGGKTGTAQHGENNSETPYAWFTAYGKSDSTGRQIAVAVVVEQSDAARSEVSGNGLAAPVAKAMMEAALRR; encoded by the coding sequence ATGAACAAGACGATCAGGCGGGCATCCGTCTTCGCGCTGCTGCTCGTGTTCGCCCTGCTGATCAGGGCGACCTGGGTGCAGTTCTACGACGCCAAGGCCCTCGCAGACGACACGGACAACCGGCGGAACGCGATGGAGACGTACTCCGCGCCGCTCGGGAACATCATCGTGGCCGGACGGTCGGTCACCGGCTCGGCCCGGACCACGGACAGCGACCTCGCCTACAAACGCACGTACACCGACGGTCCGCTGTACGCGGCGGTCACCGGCTACGCCTCGCAGAGCTACGTGCCCACGCAACTGGAGGGCATCTACCAGAAACTGCTCGACGGCACGGACAGCCGCCTCAAGACCGTCATGGACACCATCACCGGGCAGCGGGCCGAGCCGGGCGACGTGATCACCACGATCGACCCGTCCGTGCAGAAGGCCGCGTACGACGCGCTCGGCGACAAGAAGGGCGCGGCCGTCGCGATCGACCCGGCGACCGGAAGGATCCTGGCGGTCGTGTCGACCCCGTCGTACGACCCCTCGTCGCTGACGGACGCCGACACCGCGGCCGCGGCCTGGAAGAAGCTCAACGCTGACCCCGACAAGCCTCTGGTCAACCGCGCGTTGCGGCAGCCGCTGCCGCCGGGCTCGACCTTCAAGCTGGTCGTCGCGGCGGCCGCGCTGGAAAGCGGGCTCTACACGTCGGTGGACCAGAAGACCGACAGCCCGGACCCGTACACGCTGCCGGGCACGGTCACGCCGCTGACGAACGAGGACACCTCCGCGCCGTGCACGAACGCCTCGATCCGCACCGCGCTGGAGTACTCCTGCAACACCGTCTTCGCGAAGATGGCCGTCGACCTCGGGCAGGACAAGGTGCGGGCGATGGCCGAGAAGTTCGGCTTCAACGACAGCGCGCTGGACGTGCCGGTGCGGGCGTACACCAGCGTGTACCCCTCGGGCATGAACCAGTCGTCGACGGCGCTGACGGGCATCGGCCAGTACGACGTCACCGCGACGCCGCTGCAGATGGCCATGGTGTCCGCGGCCATCGCCGACGGCGGAAAGCTGGTCGCGCCGCACATGGTCTCGCAGATCACGAACAGCGGCGGGGACGTGCTGAAGGACTACGACGAGAGCGCGTCGACGAAGCAGATCATCAGCGCTTCCACCGCCGGGCAGTTGCAGTCGGCCATGCAGACGGTCGTCCAGGAGGGCACCGGCACGAACGCGCGGATCTCCGGCGTCACCGTGGGCGGCAAGACCGGTACGGCCCAGCACGGCGAGAACAACAGCGAGACGCCGTACGCCTGGTTCACCGCGTACGGGAAGTCCGACTCGACGGGCAGGCAGATCGCCGTGGCGGTGGTGGTCGAGCAGTCGGACGCGGCGCGGTCGGAGGTCAGCGGCAACGGGCTGGCCGCCCCCGTGGCCAAGGCCATGATGGAGGCGGCGCTGCGGAGGTGA
- a CDS encoding NCS2 family permease, whose protein sequence is MSETKKAAARPTAVPRAAGGVDRYFRISERGSTFGREIRGGLATFFTMAYILVLNPIILGSAKDKFGHQLDTGQLVTATALVACVMTVIMGVGGNLPLAIAAGLGLNAVVAFQLAPLMSWADAMGLVVIEGILICVLVLTGLREAIMNAIPQMLKQAIGVGIGLFIAFIGFVDAGFVSRIPDAANTTVPVQLGTVGRLTGWPVLVFCLGVLLTITLLARKVKGAILISIVTMTVLAIVINAVADIKSWGLTTPKVPDKIVAAPDFGLIGHFSLFGAFGETGAITVVLLIFTLILSDFFDAMGTIVGISAEAGLLDEQGQVPGIGRVLFIDGAAAIAGGVGSASSNTAYIESAAGVGEGARTGFANLVTGGLFGLALFLTPLLTIVPLQAAAPALIAVGFLMMTHVKHIDWDRYDIAVPAFLTIAAMPFTYSITDGIGAGFVSYVVIKTVLGKAREVNWLLWGVSALFLVYFAIDPVEQLLGVR, encoded by the coding sequence ATGTCCGAAACGAAGAAGGCGGCCGCCCGGCCGACCGCCGTGCCCAGAGCGGCCGGCGGCGTCGACCGGTACTTCAGAATCTCCGAACGGGGCTCCACCTTCGGCCGGGAGATACGCGGCGGCCTCGCCACGTTCTTCACCATGGCCTACATCCTCGTTCTGAATCCGATCATCCTGGGCAGCGCCAAGGACAAGTTCGGCCACCAGCTGGACACCGGCCAACTGGTCACCGCCACCGCGCTGGTGGCCTGTGTGATGACCGTCATCATGGGAGTCGGCGGGAACCTGCCGCTCGCCATCGCCGCCGGCCTCGGCCTCAACGCCGTCGTCGCCTTCCAGCTCGCCCCCTTGATGAGCTGGGCCGACGCCATGGGCCTCGTGGTCATCGAGGGCATCCTCATCTGCGTCCTGGTCCTCACCGGGCTCCGGGAAGCGATCATGAACGCCATCCCGCAGATGCTGAAGCAGGCCATCGGGGTCGGTATCGGCCTGTTCATCGCCTTCATCGGCTTCGTCGACGCCGGGTTCGTCAGCCGCATCCCGGACGCCGCGAACACCACGGTGCCGGTGCAGCTCGGCACCGTCGGCCGGCTGACCGGCTGGCCCGTCCTCGTCTTCTGCCTCGGCGTCCTGCTGACCATCACGCTGCTCGCGCGCAAGGTGAAGGGCGCGATCCTGATCAGCATCGTCACCATGACGGTTCTCGCGATCGTCATCAACGCCGTCGCCGACATCAAGAGCTGGGGCCTGACCACCCCGAAGGTGCCGGACAAGATCGTGGCCGCCCCCGACTTCGGACTCATCGGCCACTTCAGCCTGTTCGGCGCGTTCGGCGAGACCGGCGCCATCACCGTCGTCCTGCTGATCTTCACCCTCATCCTGTCGGACTTCTTCGACGCCATGGGCACCATCGTCGGCATCAGCGCCGAGGCCGGGCTGCTCGACGAGCAGGGCCAGGTGCCCGGCATCGGGCGCGTGCTGTTCATCGACGGCGCAGCCGCGATCGCCGGCGGCGTCGGCTCCGCCTCCTCCAACACCGCCTACATCGAGTCCGCGGCCGGCGTAGGCGAGGGCGCCCGCACCGGCTTCGCCAACCTGGTCACCGGCGGCCTGTTCGGTCTCGCGCTGTTCCTCACCCCGCTGCTGACCATCGTCCCGCTCCAGGCGGCCGCGCCCGCTCTGATCGCCGTCGGCTTCCTGATGATGACCCACGTCAAGCACATCGACTGGGACCGGTACGACATCGCCGTCCCGGCCTTCCTCACCATCGCCGCGATGCCCTTCACGTACTCCATCACCGACGGCATCGGCGCCGGCTTCGTGTCCTACGTCGTCATCAAGACGGTCCTCGGCAAGGCCAGGGAGGTCAACTGGCTGCTGTGGGGCGTGTCGGCGCTGTTCCTGGTGTACTTCGCGATCGATCCGGTGGAGCAGTTGCTGGGGGTGCGGTGA
- a CDS encoding SigE family RNA polymerase sigma factor, translated as MGTVVDDAASVEFHAFFERHYAELARLAHLLTGEPDAADDLAADALLALWHRWDRVRAADHPVAYARGVVANLARTRIRSAVRERRRIALFWSQREEKTENPDVAGVVDVREALRRLPFRKRACVVLRHAFDLSEKDTALALGVSVGTVKSQTSRGMAELHRLLGTEDAPRRVHAAMARTGEAGRDR; from the coding sequence ATGGGGACAGTCGTCGACGACGCAGCCTCCGTGGAGTTCCATGCCTTCTTCGAGCGTCACTACGCCGAACTCGCCCGGCTGGCCCATCTGTTGACCGGGGAGCCGGACGCGGCGGACGACCTGGCGGCCGACGCCCTGCTGGCGCTGTGGCACCGCTGGGACAGGGTGCGCGCGGCCGACCATCCGGTCGCCTACGCGCGCGGGGTGGTCGCGAACCTGGCCCGGACCCGGATCCGCAGCGCGGTGCGCGAGCGGCGCAGGATCGCCCTCTTCTGGTCGCAGCGCGAGGAGAAGACGGAGAACCCCGACGTGGCGGGGGTCGTCGACGTGCGGGAGGCACTGCGCCGGCTGCCGTTTCGCAAGCGCGCCTGCGTGGTGCTGCGCCACGCGTTCGACCTCTCCGAGAAGGACACCGCGCTCGCCCTGGGGGTTTCCGTGGGTACGGTGAAGAGCCAGACGTCCAGGGGAATGGCCGAACTGCACCGGCTGCTCGGCACCGAGGACGCTCCACGGAGGGTGCACGCGGCGATGGCGCGCACCGGCGAGGCCGGAAGGGACCGATGA
- a CDS encoding family 43 glycosylhydrolase, translating to MRPRTLIVPFLALLLSLLAAPPSTAHSGAPPVTRPASQPKYAGYLFAYFTGEGTADGEQIRYALSRGNDPLHWRELNAGKPVLTSTIGEKGLRDPFVIRSPKGDKFYLIATDLRMYKNASGSWDYVQRHGSKSIMIWESTDLVHWTDQRLVKVAPDNAGNTWAPEAYWDDSLGEYVVFWASKLYAADDPDHTGDTYNRMMYATTKDFRTFSAPKVWDDPGYSVIDSTVIKYKDTYYRYTKDERNQSSSSPCSKFITAEKSKTLTSAKYDFVSDCIGSGTISQGEGPTVFRSNTGKKWYLFIDEYGSRGYVPFETTDLDSGKWTPSVNYQLPASPRHGTVLPVTRAEYDRLLAAYPATPASVVDATATHQKGYAIVTEASSKVVLPMEPNADLRHLAPSLAVGEGATLTPPSGTRRDFRTAQTYTVTAADGTSRTWTVEAVPTRSPVLPGLNADPDVAHLDGQYWIYPTTDGYNGWSGTSFKAYSSRDLVHWKDHGVILDLGPDVTWADKYAWAPTIAEKNGKYYFYFCAEQQIGVAVADSPAGPFKDALGKPLVAKGGSMKGQMIDPAVFTDDDGQSYLYWGNGHAYVVPLNADMTSYDASKVKDITTDNFREGSFVIKRKGTYYFMWSEDDTRSENYHVAYATGPTPLGPWTKRGTILSKRPEYGILGTGHHSVVNVPGTDDWYIVYHRFALNGPGRAGGDGMHRETTVDRMEFAPDGTILPVVPTLQSVPPVRS from the coding sequence ATGCGCCCCCGCACGCTGATCGTCCCCTTCCTCGCCCTCCTCCTCTCCCTGCTGGCCGCACCACCCAGTACCGCCCACTCAGGAGCACCACCTGTGACCCGTCCCGCGTCCCAGCCCAAGTACGCCGGCTACCTCTTCGCCTACTTCACCGGTGAGGGCACCGCCGACGGCGAGCAGATCCGCTACGCGCTCAGCCGGGGCAACGATCCGCTGCACTGGCGCGAACTGAACGCGGGCAAGCCCGTCCTCACCTCCACGATCGGGGAGAAGGGCCTGCGCGACCCGTTCGTGATCCGCTCCCCCAAGGGCGACAAGTTCTACCTGATCGCCACCGATCTCAGGATGTACAAGAACGCGAGCGGCAGCTGGGACTACGTCCAGCGGCACGGCAGCAAGTCGATCATGATCTGGGAGTCCACCGACCTGGTCCACTGGACCGACCAGCGGCTGGTGAAGGTCGCCCCGGACAACGCGGGCAACACCTGGGCGCCGGAGGCCTACTGGGACGACTCCCTCGGCGAGTACGTCGTCTTCTGGGCGTCCAAGCTGTACGCCGCCGACGACCCCGACCACACCGGCGACACCTACAACCGGATGATGTACGCCACCACGAAGGACTTCCGCACCTTCAGCGCGCCCAAGGTCTGGGACGACCCGGGCTACTCGGTCATCGACTCCACGGTGATCAAGTACAAGGACACCTACTACCGCTACACCAAGGACGAGCGGAACCAGTCCTCCAGCTCCCCCTGCTCGAAGTTCATCACCGCCGAGAAGTCGAAGACGCTGACCTCGGCGAAGTACGACTTCGTCTCGGACTGCATCGGCAGCGGCACGATCAGCCAGGGCGAGGGCCCGACGGTGTTCAGGTCCAACACCGGGAAGAAGTGGTACCTGTTCATCGACGAGTACGGCAGCCGGGGCTACGTCCCCTTCGAGACCACCGACCTGGACTCGGGCAAGTGGACGCCGTCCGTGAACTACCAGCTGCCCGCCAGTCCCCGGCACGGCACGGTGCTGCCGGTGACGCGGGCGGAGTACGACAGGCTGCTGGCCGCGTACCCGGCGACACCGGCCTCGGTGGTCGACGCCACGGCCACGCACCAGAAGGGGTACGCCATCGTCACCGAGGCGTCCTCGAAGGTCGTCCTGCCGATGGAGCCGAACGCGGACCTGCGCCACCTGGCGCCGTCCCTGGCGGTCGGCGAGGGCGCGACGCTGACCCCGCCCTCCGGCACCCGGCGCGACTTCCGCACGGCCCAGACCTACACGGTGACGGCGGCCGACGGCACGAGCCGCACCTGGACGGTAGAGGCGGTGCCGACCCGCAGCCCGGTCCTGCCCGGCCTGAACGCCGACCCGGACGTCGCCCACCTGGACGGCCAGTACTGGATCTACCCGACGACCGACGGCTACAACGGCTGGAGCGGCACCAGCTTCAAGGCGTACTCCTCGCGCGACCTGGTCCACTGGAAGGACCACGGCGTCATCCTGGACCTGGGCCCGGACGTGACGTGGGCGGACAAGTACGCGTGGGCGCCGACGATCGCCGAGAAGAACGGCAAGTACTACTTCTACTTCTGCGCCGAGCAGCAGATCGGCGTCGCGGTGGCCGACTCGCCCGCCGGCCCGTTCAAGGACGCGCTGGGCAAGCCGCTGGTGGCCAAGGGCGGGAGCATGAAGGGCCAGATGATCGACCCGGCGGTCTTCACGGACGACGACGGCCAGTCGTATCTGTACTGGGGCAACGGCCACGCGTACGTCGTCCCGCTCAACGCGGACATGACGTCGTACGACGCGTCCAAGGTGAAGGACATCACCACGGACAACTTCCGTGAGGGTTCCTTCGTGATCAAGCGCAAGGGCACGTACTACTTCATGTGGTCCGAGGACGACACCCGCAGCGAGAACTACCACGTCGCCTACGCGACCGGACCGACCCCGCTCGGCCCGTGGACCAAGCGGGGCACGATCCTGTCCAAGCGCCCCGAGTACGGCATCCTGGGCACCGGCCACCACTCCGTGGTGAACGTCCCCGGCACCGACGACTGGTACATCGTCTACCACCGGTTCGCCCTGAACGGCCCCGGCAGGGCCGGCGGGGACGGCATGCACCGC